From Triticum aestivum cultivar Chinese Spring chromosome 4A, IWGSC CS RefSeq v2.1, whole genome shotgun sequence, a single genomic window includes:
- the LOC123085739 gene encoding probable arabinosyltransferase ARAD1 — MPTASASMAAAASCRSPLVWFFSLAAALFFASWYLLLDSAAAPAALDARRQGLRPASPGRKCDPDKALLRVYMYDLPLEFHFGMLDWEPGSGGGGLWPDVRHGVPEYPGGLNLQHSIEYWLTLDLLASEQGAPTPCNAVRVRDPARADVVFVPFFASLSFNRHSKVVPPARTSEDRALQRRLIEFLAARPEWRRSGGRDHVVLAHHPNGMLDARYKLWPCVFVLCDFGRYPHSVANIDKDVIAPYRHVVDNFFNDSTGYHDRPTLLYFQGAIYRKDGGFIRQELYYLLKDEKDVHFSFGSVAGNGIEESTRGMRASKFCLNIAGDTPSSNRLFDSIVSHCVPVIISDEIELPFEDILDYSKFCIIVRGADAVKKGFLINLIKGVSPEEWTSMWNKLREVEGHFEYQYPSQPDDAVQMIWKTIARKVPSIRLKVNRLQRFSRSEANKTNDSPARSSWLENQTLPAGFQSSARGECP; from the exons ATGCCCACCGCTAgcgcctccatggccgccgccgcctcctgccggaGCCCGCTCGTCTGGTTCTtctccctcgccgccgcgctcttcttCGCTTCCTGGTACCTCCTCCTcgactccgccgccgccccggccgcgcTCGATGCCCGCCGCCAGGGCCTCCGCCCGGCCTCTCCAGGCAGAAAATGCGATCCGGATAAGGCGCTGCTGCGCGTCTACATGTACGACCTGCCCCTTGAGTTCCACTTCGGCATGCTCGACTGGGAGCCCGGGAGCGGCGGTGGCGGCCTTTGGCCGGATGTCAGGCACGGCGTGCCGGAGTACCCCGGAGGGCTCAACCTGCAGCACAGCATCGAGTACTGGCTCACGCTGGACCTCCTCGCCTCCGAGCAGGGCGCGCCCACGCCGTGCAACGCCGTCCGGGTGCGCGACCCCGCCAGGGCCGACGTCGTCTTCGTGCCCTTCTTCGCCTCCCTCAGCTTCAACCGCCACTCCAAGGTCGTGCCGCCCGCGCGGACCAGCGAGGACCGGGCGCTGCAGCGGAGGCTGATCGAGTTCCTCGCCGCGCGGCCCGAGTGGCGGAGGTCCGGCGGAAGGGACCACGTCGTGCTCGCGCACCACCCCAACGGGATGCTCGACGCGCGCTACAAGCTCTGGCCCTGCGTCTTCGTGCTCTGCGACTTCGGGAGGTACCCACACAGCGTGGCCAACATCGACAAGGACGTCATCGCCCCGTACCGCCATGTCGTCGACAACTTCTTCAATGACTCCACCGGCTACCACGACCGGCCGACCTTACTCTACTTCCAAGGCGCCATTTACAGGAAAGAT GGTGGTTTCATCCGACAGGAACTTTACTATCTTCTCAAAGATGAGAAAGATGTGCACTTCTCATTTGGAAGTGTGGCTGGTAATGGGATTGAGGAATCGACACGGGGTATGAGGGCATCCAAATTCTGCCTCAACATTGCAGGGGATACGCCATCCTCCAACCGTCTATTCGATTCCATAGTCAGTCACTGTGTGCCCGTCATTATCAGCGATGAGATTGAACTCCCATTTGAAGATATCCTTGACTACTCCAAGTTCTGCATCATAGTGCGTGGTGCAGATGCTGTCAAGAAGGGCTTTCTGATAAATCTGATCAAAGGGGTAAGCCCAGAAGAGTGGACAAGCATGTGGAACAAACTGAGGGAGGTAGAAGGGCACTTTGAATACCAGTACCCATCTCAGCCTGACGATGCTGTCCAGATGATCTGGAAGACCATAGCTCGAAAGGTGCCCTCAATTCGGCTGAAGGTCAACAGATTACAAAGATTTTCTCGGTCTGAAGCTAACAAAACAAACGATTCTCCAGCAAGATCTTCCTGGCTAGAAAATCAAACTCTCCCAGCTGGTTTTCAGTCCTCTGCGAGAGGAGAGTGCCCATAG